Proteins found in one Pagrus major chromosome 20, Pma_NU_1.0 genomic segment:
- the mfsd13a gene encoding transmembrane protein 180, which yields MGRSVWGFWQGVFSTAVLYGSLALFTSILHNVFLLYYVETFVSIYKIDKISFWVGETVFLIWNSLNDPLFGWLSDRAFLSSPQSGPPITTPEVVLKRLQSLSTNGPLFALSFLAFWVAWARPGLQFLLCLCLYDGFLTLVDLHHSALLADLAVSAADRTRLNFHCSVFSALGSFSVFLSYSFWDKEDFYFFRLFCMTLAAFSILGFFLVSRLLRDRFQKEVLHRQDEAQTLKELSVGHAPLTHPEKPVTIGQYLKQLSKHRNFMWFVSMNLVQVFHCHFNSNFFPLFLEHLLSDNISASTGSILLGISYIAPHLNNLYFLTLCQRYGVYQVIRWLFMLKLGLSVAMLLAGADHIYLLCIFIASNRVFTEGTCKLLKLVISDLVDEDFVVNRRQQAASALLFGMVNLLTKPGQTFAPLIGTWLLCVYTGYDIFEREPVKDSLVSVPDVASGSGTPPLRLGCFYMLVFVPITCALLQLAAWSRFTLHGRKLQGIKTLRQGAQHGHLIDVKAI from the exons ATGGGCAGGAGCGTCTGGGGCTTCTGGCAAGGCGTCTTCTCCACTGCAGTGCTCTATGGCTCTTTGGCCTTGTTTACCTCCATTCTCCACAATGTGTTCCTCCTGTACTATGTGGAGACATTTGTGTCCATCTACAAGATCGATAAAATCTCCTTCTGGGTGGGAGAG ACGGTGTTCCTCATATGGAACAGTCTGAATGACCCTCTCTTCGGCTGGCTGAGTGATCGCGCCTTCCTCAGCTCTCCTCA GTCAGGCCCTCCGATCACAACTCCAGAGGTGGTGCTGAAGCGGCTGCAATCCCTCTCCACAAATGGCCCTCTCTTCGCTCTCTCCTTCCTGGCGTTCTGGGTGGCGTGGGCCAGACCGGGACTGCAGTTCCTGCTGTGCCTGTGTCTGTACGACGGCTTCCTCACTCTGGTGGACCTCCACCACAGCGCCCTGCTGGCCGACCTCGCCGTGTCCGCCGCAGATCGCACACGCCTCAACTTCCACTGCTCCGTGTTCAGCGCTTTGGGctcattctctgtctttctgtcttacTCCTTCTGGGACAAGGAAGATTTCTACTTTTTCCGTCTCTTCTGCATGACTCTGGCAGCTTTTTCCATCTTGGGCTTTTTCTTGGTGTCTCGGTTGCTACGCGATCGTTTCCAAAAGGAAGTCCTTCACAGACAGGATGAGGCACAGACACTCAAAGA GCTGAGTGTTGGCCATGCTCCACTTACCCATCCAGAAAAACCTGTCACCATCGGGCAGTACCTCAAACAGCTCTCCAAACACAGGAACTTCATGTGGTTTGTGTCCATGAACCTCGTCCAG GTGTTTCACTGCCATTTCAACAGCAActtcttccctcttttcctgGAACATCTCCTTTCAGACAATATTTCTGCCTCCACTGGCTCAATCTTACTGG GCATCTCTTACATTGCCCCCCACCTGAACAACTTGTATTTCCTGACACTGTGCCAGCGTTACGGGGTTTACCAGGTTATCCGCTGGCTATTTATGCTCAAACTGGGACTTAGTGTGGCTATGCTGCTGGCGGGGGCTGACCACATTTATCTGCTGTGCATCTTCATTGCTAG TAACCGGGTGTTTACAGAGGGGACGTGCAAGCTGCTGAAACTGGTTATTTCCGATCTGGTGGACGAGGACTTTGTGGTCAATCGGCGTCAGCAGGCCGCCTCTGCGCTGCTCTTCGGGATGGTTAACTTGTTAACCAAACCCGGCCAGACATTCGCCCCTCTCATCGGCACATGGCTCCTTTGTGTTTACACAG gTTATGATATTTTCGAAAGGGAACCTGTGAAGGACTCTCTGGTTTCTGTGCCTGACGTTGCCTCCGGCTCAGGGACGCCGCCTCTGCGTCTGGGCTGCTTCtacatgttggtgtttgtgcCTATCACCTGTGCCCTGCTCCAGCTGGCCGCCTGGTCTCGCTTCACGCTTCACGGCCGCAAGCTGCAAGGGATCAAGACCCTGAGGCAAGGAGCGCAACACGGCCACCTTATCGATGTCAAGGCCATATGA